The following are encoded together in the Thermomonas brevis genome:
- a CDS encoding autotransporter serine protease, translating into MNTNRASHRSPRLGRALLPGAIALALAACGGGGGGGNVRPTPPPVTPPTSPSFTPNVANDASLAVNPPTVPTLAGPASLPQYSQHLQLTNAAGALGAGLLGQGVTIGLVDSGVNRNHPALSGRVTSSFIHVDPATNNTGVDDVVGHGTVVAQMAAGKGIGSWGGGVAQGAGIVSSRIIGDARPDDDGSGAGNEIHAGDGYGDFFKAINAELAGAGARIINNSWGGLYWDDPALTQELAAAWKDFTVNRGGIVVFANGNSGEDARFAGEPSDNARLPTLAGDAQLEKGWLTVGALDPDNPTQLTSYSQRCGSAMNYCLLAPGNTIFIDPAAKVGDASYSLYQGGGTSYAAPQVSGAAAVVWSAFPYLSNDQVRQLILGGAKDLGAAGVDAVFGWGLLDVTKAAMGPSNFAWGDFSVSFSGNSVWRNSIVGSGGLVKNGSGTLTLTEAGKFTGATQVNAGALDVRKGLKSDLSIASGATVWASGAFGGNVGNNGKFLGGATTPASIAGNFSQSSSGNLGVWLGSALKVSGNATLNGTVSILGVKSGYTTTAKETLLNATGGVSGTFSALKAAPNVFLDAALAYDPNNVFLNINRIDVSKAVAGMGLDGISLASAARVESAMQAIDAQLGGSAPGGIGAAFIDAAGALQQSASVANADASLRSLSGELHAASSAMTFDAIDAGRRALGQRLDALAQAPAKAGGWYRDLAASGQLAQAGYDSVGLDASGEMIGSDWRLGRDAVLGIAMNRLEQSGWLGASGDRSRGHQREVQLYAVAWRGPWQAQAQLASGAFRRQMQRNLLLGDLRDTVATQLSGDYVSAFGELGRRFDAGGVALTPYVGAQFVRIGNDGFAEGGDTGFGLRANAWDSQRWQGFAGLRGERGWRIGDVDLRADARAEWQRTLASRGELFDASFTGLEQWAPLQSIGMGERSRLFGLGLSAAFGGRATFRFDLSRRSGNTGAGGMASLWGTYRF; encoded by the coding sequence ATGAACACGAATCGAGCCTCGCACCGCTCGCCGCGGCTGGGCCGCGCGCTTTTGCCCGGCGCCATCGCGCTGGCCCTGGCCGCCTGCGGCGGGGGAGGCGGGGGCGGCAACGTGCGGCCCACGCCGCCGCCGGTGACGCCGCCGACAAGCCCGAGCTTCACGCCCAACGTCGCCAACGACGCGTCGCTGGCGGTCAATCCGCCGACGGTGCCGACGCTGGCCGGCCCGGCATCGCTGCCGCAATACAGCCAGCACCTGCAGCTGACCAATGCCGCGGGCGCGCTGGGCGCGGGCCTGCTCGGGCAGGGCGTGACCATCGGGCTGGTGGATTCCGGCGTCAACCGCAACCACCCGGCGCTGAGCGGCCGGGTGACGAGCAGCTTCATCCACGTCGATCCCGCCACCAACAACACCGGCGTCGACGACGTGGTCGGGCACGGCACGGTGGTGGCGCAGATGGCCGCCGGCAAGGGCATCGGCAGCTGGGGCGGCGGCGTGGCGCAGGGCGCCGGCATCGTGTCCTCGCGCATCATCGGCGACGCGCGCCCGGACGACGACGGCTCCGGCGCGGGCAACGAGATCCACGCCGGCGACGGCTACGGCGATTTCTTCAAGGCGATCAACGCCGAGCTGGCCGGTGCCGGCGCCAGGATCATCAACAATTCCTGGGGCGGGCTGTACTGGGACGACCCGGCGCTGACGCAGGAGCTGGCGGCCGCCTGGAAGGATTTCACGGTCAACCGGGGCGGCATCGTGGTGTTCGCCAACGGCAACAGCGGCGAGGATGCGCGCTTCGCGGGCGAGCCGTCCGACAACGCCCGCCTGCCGACGCTGGCCGGCGACGCGCAGCTGGAGAAGGGCTGGCTGACCGTGGGCGCGCTCGATCCGGACAACCCGACCCAGCTCACCTCGTATTCGCAGCGGTGCGGTTCGGCGATGAACTATTGCCTGCTGGCGCCGGGCAACACGATCTTCATCGACCCGGCCGCGAAGGTGGGCGACGCCAGCTATTCGCTGTATCAGGGCGGCGGCACGTCCTATGCCGCGCCGCAGGTGTCGGGCGCGGCGGCGGTGGTGTGGTCGGCGTTTCCGTACCTGAGCAACGACCAGGTGCGGCAGTTGATTCTGGGCGGGGCCAAGGACCTGGGCGCGGCGGGCGTGGACGCCGTGTTCGGCTGGGGCCTGCTGGACGTGACCAAGGCGGCGATGGGACCGAGCAATTTCGCCTGGGGCGACTTCAGCGTGTCGTTCTCCGGCAATTCGGTCTGGCGCAATTCGATCGTCGGCAGCGGCGGGCTGGTCAAGAACGGCAGCGGCACGCTGACATTGACCGAGGCCGGCAAGTTCACCGGCGCGACGCAGGTCAACGCCGGCGCGCTGGATGTGCGCAAGGGGCTGAAGTCCGACCTGTCCATCGCCAGCGGCGCCACGGTCTGGGCCAGCGGCGCGTTCGGCGGCAACGTCGGCAACAACGGCAAGTTCCTGGGCGGCGCGACCACGCCGGCCAGTATCGCCGGCAACTTCAGCCAGTCGTCCAGCGGCAACCTAGGCGTGTGGCTGGGCAGCGCGCTGAAGGTGAGCGGAAACGCCACGCTCAACGGCACGGTGTCGATCCTCGGCGTGAAGAGCGGCTACACCACGACCGCGAAGGAAACCCTGCTCAACGCGACCGGCGGCGTGAGCGGCACGTTCTCCGCGCTCAAGGCCGCGCCGAACGTGTTCCTCGACGCGGCGCTGGCCTACGATCCGAACAACGTCTTCCTCAACATCAACCGCATCGACGTGAGCAAGGCCGTCGCCGGCATGGGGCTGGACGGCATCAGCCTGGCCTCGGCGGCGCGGGTGGAGTCGGCGATGCAGGCCATCGACGCGCAGCTCGGCGGAAGCGCGCCTGGCGGGATCGGCGCGGCCTTCATCGACGCGGCCGGCGCGCTGCAGCAGTCGGCCAGCGTCGCCAACGCCGACGCCTCGCTGCGCAGCCTGTCCGGCGAACTGCACGCGGCCTCCAGCGCGATGACCTTCGACGCCATCGACGCCGGCCGGCGCGCGCTGGGCCAGCGCCTCGACGCGCTCGCGCAGGCGCCTGCGAAGGCCGGCGGCTGGTATCGCGACCTGGCCGCCAGCGGCCAGCTGGCGCAGGCGGGCTACGACAGCGTCGGCCTGGACGCGTCCGGCGAAATGATCGGCAGCGACTGGCGGCTGGGGCGCGATGCGGTGCTCGGCATCGCGATGAACCGGCTGGAGCAGTCCGGCTGGCTGGGCGCGTCGGGCGACCGCAGCCGCGGCCACCAGCGCGAGGTGCAGCTGTACGCGGTGGCCTGGCGCGGCCCGTGGCAGGCGCAGGCGCAGCTGGCGTCCGGCGCGTTCCGGCGGCAGATGCAGCGCAACCTGCTGCTCGGCGATCTGCGGGATACGGTGGCGACGCAGCTGTCCGGCGATTATGTGTCCGCGTTCGGCGAACTTGGCCGGCGCTTCGATGCCGGCGGCGTCGCGCTGACGCCGTATGTCGGCGCGCAGTTCGTGCGCATCGGCAACGACGGCTTCGCCGAAGGCGGCGACACCGGCTTCGGCCTGCGCGCCAATGCCTGGGACAGCCAGCGCTGGCAGGGCTTCGCCGGCCTGCGCGGGGAGCGCGGCTGGCGCATCGGCGACGTCGATCTGCGGGCGGACGCGCGCGCCGAGTGGCAGCGGACGCTGGCTTCGCGGGGCGAGCTGTTCGACGCCAGCTTCACCGGGCTGGAGCAGTGGGCACCGTTGCAGAGCATCGGCATGGGCGAACGCAGCCGGCTGTTCGGGCTGGGATTGTCGGCGGCGTTCGGCGGCAGGGCCACGTTCCGCTTCGACCTCAGCCGCCGCAGCGGCAACACGGGTGCCGGCGGCATGGCCTCGCTGTGGGGCACGTACCGCTTCTGA
- the hflD gene encoding high frequency lysogenization protein HflD codes for MSNPYDDRVLALAGLVQALAQVRRIADTGQSESRQVQAALDSVFRIDAADAEAVYGSAGDLRAGLRQLRDYLADGNKDEALGKLALAVLQLERRFVRSGGITSKVQAGLRQLAGEAQAQGSAHPDVISELARLYADTISTLRPRVMVQGNPHYLGQAGVVAEIRALLLAALRSAVLWRQLGGSLWDFVLQRRAMAAAIDARMG; via the coding sequence ATGAGCAATCCCTACGACGACCGCGTGCTGGCCTTGGCCGGACTGGTCCAGGCGCTGGCGCAGGTGCGCCGCATCGCCGACACCGGCCAGTCCGAAAGCCGCCAGGTGCAGGCCGCGCTGGACAGCGTGTTCCGCATCGACGCCGCCGACGCCGAAGCCGTGTACGGCAGCGCCGGCGACCTGCGCGCCGGCCTGCGCCAGCTGCGCGACTATCTGGCCGACGGCAACAAGGACGAGGCGCTGGGCAAGCTGGCGCTGGCGGTGCTGCAGCTGGAGCGCCGCTTCGTGCGCAGCGGCGGGATCACCTCGAAGGTGCAGGCCGGCCTGCGGCAATTGGCCGGCGAGGCGCAGGCGCAGGGCAGCGCCCATCCCGACGTCATTTCCGAACTGGCGCGGCTGTACGCCGACACCATCAGCACCCTGCGCCCGCGGGTGATGGTGCAGGGCAATCCGCACTACCTCGGCCAGGCCGGCGTGGTCGCCGAGATCCGCGCCCTGCTGCTGGCCGCGCTGCGCTCCGCCGTACTGTGGCGACAGCTGGGTGGGAGCCTGTGGGACTTCGTGCTCCAGCGCCGCGCGATGGCGGCGGCGATCGACGCGCGGATGGGCTGA
- the mnmA gene encoding tRNA 2-thiouridine(34) synthase MnmA encodes MSEAARVVVGVSGGVDSSVAALLLRDAGVDVTGLFMQNWADDGSGECRAEEDRRDAVAVCGALGIPIRFRDFSREYWDGVFRHFLDEYAAGRTPNPDVLCNREIKFKHFLDAARELGADAIATGHYARVDHDGRVFRLLRAIDRGKDQSYFLHQLGQAQLSATRFPLGELRKDAVRALAAEHGLRTAEKKDSTGICFIGERDFREFLSRYLPAKTGEMRTPDGARIGEHPGVFYFTLGQREGLNIGGVRGRPQAPWFVVGKDVERNLLYVDQGHDSPWLQSRSLRSAAAHWVAGAPPAARFSCTAQTRYRQPDEACEVEVLGDGGLSVRFARPQRAVTPGQSVVLYDGDNCLGGAVIASTDAPVPETNPA; translated from the coding sequence ATGAGCGAGGCGGCGCGGGTCGTCGTCGGCGTGTCCGGCGGCGTGGATTCCTCGGTCGCCGCGCTGCTGCTGCGCGATGCCGGCGTCGATGTCACCGGGCTGTTCATGCAGAACTGGGCCGATGATGGCAGCGGCGAATGCCGCGCCGAGGAAGACCGCCGCGACGCGGTCGCGGTCTGCGGCGCGCTGGGCATCCCGATCCGCTTCCGCGATTTCTCGCGCGAATACTGGGACGGCGTGTTCCGCCATTTCCTCGACGAATACGCCGCCGGCCGCACGCCCAACCCGGACGTGCTGTGCAACCGCGAGATCAAATTCAAGCACTTCCTCGACGCCGCCCGCGAGCTGGGCGCGGACGCCATTGCGACGGGCCACTACGCGCGCGTCGATCACGACGGCCGCGTGTTCCGCCTGCTGCGCGCCATCGACCGCGGCAAGGATCAAAGCTATTTCCTGCACCAGCTCGGGCAGGCGCAGCTGTCGGCAACGCGCTTCCCGCTGGGCGAATTGCGCAAGGACGCGGTGCGCGCGCTTGCCGCCGAACACGGCCTGCGCACGGCGGAGAAGAAGGATTCCACCGGCATCTGCTTCATCGGCGAGCGCGATTTCCGCGAGTTCCTGTCGCGCTACCTGCCGGCGAAGACCGGCGAGATGCGCACGCCCGACGGCGCGCGCATCGGCGAGCATCCGGGCGTGTTCTATTTCACCCTCGGCCAGCGCGAGGGCCTGAACATCGGCGGCGTGCGCGGCCGCCCGCAGGCGCCGTGGTTCGTGGTCGGCAAGGACGTGGAGCGCAACCTGCTCTACGTCGATCAGGGCCACGACAGCCCGTGGCTGCAATCGCGTTCGCTGCGCAGCGCGGCCGCGCACTGGGTCGCCGGCGCCCCGCCCGCCGCGCGCTTTTCCTGCACCGCGCAGACCCGCTACCGCCAGCCGGACGAAGCCTGCGAGGTCGAAGTACTGGGCGACGGCGGCCTGTCGGTGCGCTTCGCGCGGCCGCAGCGCGCGGTCACGCCCGGTCAATCGGTGGTGCTCTACGATGGCGACAACTGCCTGGGCGGCGCGGTGATCGCTTCCACCGACGCGCCCGTTCCCGAGACGAATCCCGCATGA
- a CDS encoding NUDIX hydrolase — MSYREGRFWQPDVTVATLVVRDGRLLCVEERAGGRLVLNQPAGHLEPDESLLDAALRETREETGWNVRLTHLVGTYQWKAPETDRHYLRFAFAAEPLDEIPGATLDEGIVRALWLTPEELRAETERHRSPLVWRAVADYLGGSRHPLSLARQLA, encoded by the coding sequence ATGAGCTACCGCGAAGGCCGCTTCTGGCAGCCGGACGTGACCGTCGCCACCCTGGTGGTGCGCGACGGCCGCCTGCTGTGCGTGGAAGAGCGCGCCGGCGGCCGGCTGGTGCTCAACCAGCCCGCCGGCCACCTGGAGCCCGACGAAAGCCTGCTGGACGCGGCGCTGCGCGAAACCCGCGAGGAAACCGGCTGGAACGTCCGCCTCACCCATCTGGTCGGCACCTACCAGTGGAAGGCGCCGGAAACCGATCGCCACTACCTGCGCTTCGCCTTCGCCGCCGAGCCGCTGGACGAGATCCCCGGCGCGACGCTGGACGAGGGCATCGTCCGCGCGCTGTGGCTGACGCCGGAAGAACTGCGCGCCGAAACCGAACGCCACCGCAGCCCGCTGGTCTGGCGCGCGGTCGCCGACTATCTCGGCGGCAGCCGGCATCCGCTGTCGCTGGCGCGGCAGCTGGCATGA
- the clpS gene encoding ATP-dependent Clp protease adapter ClpS, with amino-acid sequence MPNPSDKPQRDHDHGTVVAPSRPELARPPQYTVLLLNDDYTPMDFVVDVLMKFFSMGLERATQVMLHVHTRGQGVCGVFTREIAESKVAQVNEYARLNQHPLLCTMERA; translated from the coding sequence ATGCCGAACCCGTCCGACAAGCCGCAGCGCGACCACGACCACGGAACCGTGGTCGCGCCCTCGCGCCCGGAACTGGCGCGCCCGCCGCAATACACCGTTCTGTTGCTGAACGACGACTACACCCCGATGGACTTCGTGGTCGACGTGCTGATGAAGTTCTTCTCGATGGGGCTGGAGCGCGCCACCCAGGTGATGCTGCACGTGCATACCCGCGGGCAGGGCGTGTGCGGCGTGTTCACCCGCGAGATCGCAGAATCCAAGGTGGCGCAGGTCAACGAATACGCCAGGCTGAACCAGCACCCGCTGCTGTGCACGATGGAGCGGGCGTAG
- the clpA gene encoding ATP-dependent Clp protease ATP-binding subunit ClpA, producing the protein MFSKDLEQTIGQCYKRTREARYEFMTVEHLLLALLDNPSAEGVLRAVGGDLPRLRMELENAIEVSVNRLPAEDARDTQPTLGFQRVLQRAVYHVQSSGKKEVTGANVLVAIFGEKDSHAVYFLNQQDVHRLDVVNYLSHGIARQEEESGQPAQEGEGKSEVGEGEGKGDPLTEFASNLNEAALAGRIDPLVGRADEIERTIQVLCRRRKNNPLYVGESGVGKTALAEGLAKRIVDGEVPDVLSGAVIYALDLGALVAGTKYRGDFEKRLKGVLAALKKQPEAILFIDEIHTIIGAGSASGGTMDASNLIKPVLANGELRCIGSTTFQEYRGVFEKDRALARRFQKIDIVEPTVGEAVEILKGLKPKYEAHHDVAYADEAIRAAVDLSVKHIGDRLLPDKAIDVIDEAGARQRLLPVETRKSLIDVEEIETIVAKMARIPAKQVSASDKDVLQHLERNLKMVIFGQDPAIETLSSAIKLARSGLGNPDKPIGNFLFAGPTGVGKTEVTRQLAMQLGIELIRFDMSEYMEPHSVSRLIGAPPGYVGFDQGGLLTEKIVKTPHCVLLLDEIEKAHPDIFNILLQVMDRGALTDTNGREANFRNVIVVMTTNAGATQAARRSIGFTKQDHSPDAMEAIRRGFTPEFRNRLDAVVQFQALGFDHILRVVDKFLIELETLLHEKQVTLSATPAAREWLGQQGFDPLMGARPMARLIQDRIKRPLADELLFGKLVGGGRVSLDAVDGELVLDVQAEPEKLLPAMVD; encoded by the coding sequence ATGTTCAGCAAGGATCTCGAACAAACCATCGGCCAGTGCTACAAGCGCACCCGCGAGGCGCGCTACGAGTTCATGACGGTCGAGCATCTGCTGCTGGCGCTGCTGGACAACCCGTCCGCGGAAGGCGTGCTGCGCGCGGTGGGCGGCGACCTGCCGCGCCTGCGCATGGAGCTGGAAAACGCCATCGAGGTGTCGGTCAACCGGCTCCCGGCCGAGGACGCGCGCGACACCCAGCCCACGCTGGGCTTCCAGCGCGTGCTGCAGCGCGCGGTCTACCACGTGCAGTCCTCCGGCAAGAAGGAAGTGACCGGCGCGAACGTGCTGGTGGCGATCTTCGGCGAGAAGGACTCGCACGCCGTGTATTTCCTCAACCAGCAGGACGTGCACCGGCTGGACGTGGTCAATTACCTGTCGCACGGCATCGCCCGCCAGGAAGAGGAATCGGGCCAGCCCGCGCAGGAAGGCGAGGGCAAGAGCGAGGTCGGCGAGGGCGAAGGCAAGGGCGATCCGCTGACCGAATTCGCCAGCAACCTCAACGAGGCCGCGCTGGCCGGTCGCATCGACCCGCTGGTGGGCCGCGCCGACGAGATCGAGCGCACCATCCAGGTGCTGTGCCGCCGCCGCAAGAACAACCCGCTGTACGTCGGCGAATCCGGCGTCGGCAAGACCGCGCTGGCGGAAGGGCTGGCCAAGCGCATCGTCGATGGCGAGGTGCCGGACGTGCTGAGCGGCGCGGTGATCTATGCGCTCGACCTCGGCGCGCTGGTCGCCGGCACCAAGTACCGCGGCGATTTCGAGAAGCGCCTGAAGGGCGTGCTGGCGGCGCTGAAGAAGCAGCCGGAAGCGATCCTGTTCATCGACGAGATCCACACCATCATCGGCGCGGGCTCGGCCAGCGGCGGCACGATGGATGCGTCCAACCTGATCAAGCCGGTGCTGGCGAACGGCGAACTGCGCTGTATTGGCTCTACCACCTTCCAGGAATACCGCGGCGTGTTCGAGAAGGATCGCGCGCTGGCACGTCGCTTCCAGAAGATCGACATCGTCGAGCCCACGGTGGGCGAGGCGGTGGAAATCCTCAAGGGCCTGAAGCCGAAGTACGAAGCGCACCACGACGTGGCCTACGCCGACGAGGCGATCCGCGCCGCCGTCGACCTGTCGGTCAAGCACATCGGCGACCGCCTGCTGCCGGACAAGGCCATCGACGTGATCGACGAGGCAGGCGCGCGCCAGCGGCTGCTGCCGGTGGAGACGCGCAAGAGCCTGATCGACGTCGAGGAAATCGAAACCATCGTCGCCAAGATGGCGCGCATCCCGGCCAAGCAGGTCAGCGCCTCCGACAAGGACGTGCTGCAGCATCTGGAGCGCAACCTGAAGATGGTGATCTTCGGGCAGGATCCGGCCATCGAAACGCTGTCCAGCGCGATCAAGCTGGCGCGTTCGGGCCTCGGCAATCCCGACAAGCCGATCGGCAACTTCCTGTTCGCCGGCCCCACCGGCGTGGGCAAGACCGAGGTGACCCGGCAGCTGGCGATGCAGCTCGGCATCGAGCTGATCCGCTTCGACATGAGCGAATACATGGAGCCGCATTCGGTGTCGCGGCTGATCGGCGCGCCTCCCGGCTACGTGGGCTTCGACCAGGGCGGGCTGCTGACCGAGAAGATCGTCAAGACGCCGCACTGCGTGCTGTTGCTGGACGAGATCGAGAAGGCGCATCCGGACATCTTCAACATCCTGCTGCAAGTGATGGATCGCGGCGCGCTGACCGACACCAACGGGCGCGAGGCCAACTTCCGCAACGTGATCGTGGTGATGACCACCAATGCCGGCGCGACCCAAGCGGCGCGGCGCAGCATCGGCTTCACCAAGCAGGATCACAGCCCGGACGCGATGGAGGCGATCCGGCGCGGCTTCACGCCGGAGTTCCGCAACCGGCTGGACGCGGTGGTGCAGTTCCAGGCGCTGGGCTTCGACCACATCCTGCGGGTGGTGGACAAGTTCTTGATCGAGCTGGAAACGTTGCTGCACGAGAAGCAGGTGACGCTCTCGGCCACCCCGGCCGCGCGCGAATGGCTGGGCCAGCAGGGCTTCGACCCGCTGATGGGCGCGCGCCCGATGGCGCGGCTGATCCAGGACCGGATCAAGCGCCCGCTGGCGGACGAACTGCTGTTCGGCAAGCTGGTCGGCGGCGGCCGGGTGTCGCTGGACGCCGTCGACGGCGAACTGGTGCTGGACGTGCAGGCCGAACCCGAGAAGCTGCTGCCCGCCATGGTGGACTGA
- a CDS encoding 4'-phosphopantetheinyl transferase family protein, whose product MSAAARLHLLPVASAAAEADAQGPEWLTETERLRLQAITSPARRDTFLAGHWQARSLAAQWLQLDVRRIALDAHADGRPLLRVDGDAAPLHVSLSHSGDWLALALADAPVGVDVELPQRERDWNALARFVFSAEERQRVQDADDAARADVFHALWTLKEARGKRSGEGLQPRAARAVTAQPAEAAGAEALSWAFGNGALALAMMPGTRLERVGEALGAPTYWRYAVSAGDAPDRD is encoded by the coding sequence ATGAGTGCCGCCGCGCGCCTGCATCTGCTGCCCGTCGCTTCGGCGGCCGCCGAGGCCGATGCGCAGGGACCGGAGTGGCTGACCGAAACGGAGCGCCTGCGTTTGCAGGCGATCACCTCGCCGGCGCGCCGCGACACGTTTCTCGCCGGCCACTGGCAGGCGCGATCGCTGGCGGCGCAGTGGCTGCAGCTGGACGTGCGCCGGATCGCGCTGGATGCGCATGCCGATGGCCGCCCGCTGCTGCGCGTGGACGGCGATGCCGCGCCGCTGCACGTCTCGCTGAGCCATAGCGGCGACTGGCTGGCCCTGGCGCTGGCCGACGCGCCGGTCGGCGTCGATGTCGAGCTGCCGCAGCGCGAGCGCGACTGGAACGCGCTGGCAAGGTTCGTGTTCTCGGCGGAGGAGCGGCAGCGCGTGCAGGACGCCGACGATGCGGCGCGGGCCGACGTGTTCCATGCGCTGTGGACGCTGAAGGAGGCGCGCGGCAAGCGCAGCGGCGAGGGCCTGCAGCCGCGCGCCGCCCGCGCGGTCACCGCGCAACCCGCCGAGGCGGCCGGCGCGGAGGCGCTGAGCTGGGCCTTCGGCAATGGCGCGCTGGCGCTGGCGATGATGCCCGGAACGCGGCTCGAACGCGTCGGCGAGGCGCTCGGCGCACCGACCTATTGGCGCTATGCGGTCAGCGCCGGGGACGCGCCCGATCGGGATTGA